One Pelobates fuscus isolate aPelFus1 chromosome 8, aPelFus1.pri, whole genome shotgun sequence genomic window carries:
- the DTX3L gene encoding E3 ubiquitin-protein ligase DTX3L yields MSMESQPSVDTDRLYPVNGQTVPSARQTDRQTDRIQRETGSAPITGQTDRIQRETGSAPITGQTDRIQSGVGVRYGSISDCVEDNPEGYPILLQVPSEALHTRSQLEKYFQSKKSGGGECGVKSVNSGIYIVIFKYKEDKENVLRRGNHLIPIRDGSLNVTVVNKSNVQVTDEMEQEARNTVKQSTMKESQNKTLSDTQYKTQSDTKYKTLSDTQYNTQSDTKYKTLSDSQNKTQSDTQYKTQNDTKYNTQSDIQNKTLSDSQYNTQSGIQNKTLSDTQYKMEVESQYTMESDLNNGDTTHKASTKDHGEASARAPWQSSSKEFFTSVSAELDTSLVSQEQIHKALAECPSLRITNQSPGKITVTGSYIDMEKCYNYLQEQIGGRENSPPRRQGETMFLSTQLYEYFRVIYSEEIERIKHVCKVDFKHKHEPNNNTSLIFEPRGSDSDTEKAKQQFTDIIQKITSDWAQKEVNLSPQRIPGVKDIERCVREHFSKTFVIVDEKKVVLRGPEKEILDAKRFVEEGHINSTLSPRSMTILHNDTAANLKVNARHLNIIKKLKHREIQEIKEKYNVRIEESPVGADIQLKFRTVNGLPDLGPHASQMFLSLLQRTITNTTRKDISVTPGMEDRHSSVFAKSLQPEKPGITNKNDGQIASQVSVTGNAVNPSLKPDGGRARADNSANLKEPMDTSESSASATNKDSDSKDDTCPICLDTFTDKEILEKCKHAFCKTCLQQSMAHKPVCPICNVSYGVIIGSQPKGTMTHNVIYLKLPGFTCQTIQINYSFNNGIQGMDHPNPGKPYHGTHRTAYLPDTKDGQEILQLLKRAFDQRLVFTIGDSRTTGAKDCVTWNDIHHKTSTHGGPSHFGYPDPDYLNRVRDELKAKGIE; encoded by the exons ATGTCCATGGAGAGTCAGCCATCTGTGGATACGGACAGACTGTACCCTGTGAACGGACAGACTGTACCCAGtgcaagacagacagaca GACAGACAGAccgtatacagagagagacagggtCAGCACCTATTACAGGACAGACAGAccgtatacagagagagacagggtCAGCACCTATTACAGGACAGACAGACCGTATACAGAGTGGAGTGGGAGTGCGGTATGGGAGTATTAGTGACTGTGTGGAGGATAACCCCGAAGGATACCCCATTCTACTGCAGGTACCATCAGAGGCTCTACACACACGGTCACAACTAGAGAAATATTTCCAAAGCAAGAAATCTGGAGGGGGAGAATGTGGGGTGAAATCAGTGAATTCGGGCATTTACATCGTGATCTTTAAATACAAAGAGG ATAAGGAGAATGTACTACGTAGAGGAAATCATTTAATTCCCATCAGGGACGGCTCCCTAAATGTTACGGTTGTCAATAAAAGCAATGTACAAGTAACCGATGAAATGGAACAAGAAGCAAGAAACACAGTCAAACAATCCACTATGAAAGAGtcacaaaacaaaacactgagtgatacacaatacaaaacacagagtgatacaaaatacaaaacactgagtgatacacaatacaacacacagagtgatacaaaatacaaaacactGAGTGAttcacaaaacaaaacacagagtGATACACAATACAAAACACAGAATGATACAAAATACAACACACAGAGtgatatacaaaacaaaacactgaGTGATTCACAATACAACACACAGAGTGgtatacaaaacaaaacactgagtgatacacaaTACAAAATGGAGGTAGAGTCGCAGTACACAATGGAAAGTGATCTGAATAATGGAGACACAACCCACAAGGCTTCCACCAAAGACCACGGAGAAGCCTCAGCACGTGCCCCCTGGCAGAGCAGCTCCAAAGAG tttttcactAGTGTGTCAGCAGAATTGGACACGAGTTTGGTCAGCCAGGAGCAGATACACAAAGCTCTCGCCGAGTGTCCATCACTCCGGATCACCAATCAATCTCCTGGGAAAATCACAGTGACTGGATCTTACATCGACATGGAAAAATGTTACAACTATTTACAAGAACAAATAGGAGGCAGAGAAAATAGCCCTCCACGGCGACAGGGAGAGACTATGTTTCTTTCAACACAGCTATATGAATATTTCAGAGTCATTTACTCCGAAGAAATAGAACGAATAAAACATGTGTGTAAAGTGGACTTTAAACACAAGCATGAACCGAATAATAATACCAGTTTAATCTTTGAGCCCCGAGGTTCGGATTCCGATACTGAGAAAGCCAAGCAGCAGTTTACTGATATAATTCAAAAGATAACATCTGATTGGGCTCAAAAGGAAGTAAATCTCTCACCCCAAAGAATCCCCGGTGTAAAAGATATTGAACGGTGTGTCAGGGAACATTTCAGTAAAACGTTTGTGATTGTAGATGAAAAAAAAGTGGTCTTACGTGGCCCAGAAAAGGAAATTTTAGATGCGAAGAGATTCGTTGAAGAAGGCCATATTAATTCCACCCTGTCTCCAAGATCCATGACGATCTTACACAATGACACTGCAGCTAATCTGAAAGTAAATGCCAGGCATCTAAATATCATAAAAAAGCTGAAACATAGAGAAATTCAAGAAATTAAGGAGAAATATAATGTAAGGATAGAAGAGAGCCCTGTAGGTGCTGATATCCAATTGAAATTCAGAACAGTGAATGGACTTCCTGACCTTGGACCTCATGCTTCCCAGATGTTCCTGAGTTTATTGCAGAGGACAATCACTAACACCACAAGGAAGGACATCAGTGTGACACCTGGCATGGAAGACAGACATTCTAGTGTGTTTGCTAAAAGTCTTCAGCCAGAAAAACCCGGAATAACTAATAAAAACGATGGGCAAATTGCCAGCCAGGTATCAGTCACTGGAAATGCTGTCAATCCCTCACTAAAGCCTGATGGCGGCCGCGCAAGAGCTGATAACTCAGCAAACTTGAAGGAACCTATGGATACCAGCGAGTCCTCAGCCTCTGCTACTAATAAGGACTCAGATTCCAAGGATGACACATGCCCTATATGTCTagatacattcactgacaaagaaatactggaaaaatgcaaacatgcgTTCTGCAAGACGTGTCTGCAACAAAGCATGGCGCATAAACCCGTCTGCCCAATCTGCAACGTTTCGTATGGGGTCATTATCGGGAGCCAGCCGAAGGGCACGATGACACATAATGTAATATATCTTAAACTGCCTGGATTCACCTGCCAAACCATCCAAATTAATTATTCTTTCAACAACGGCATCCAGGGG ATGGACCATCCAAATCCTGGTAAACCTTATCACGGCACTCACCGTACGGCTTACTTACCGGACACTAAGGACGGACAAGAGATTCTCCAGCTTCTCAAAAGGGCCTTCGATCAAAGATTAGTCTTTACTATTGGAGATTCTCGTACAACTGGAGCCAAAGACTGTGTGACATGGAATGATATCCATCATAAGACCAGCACTCATGGAGGGCCGTCCCA